From the Chloroflexus aurantiacus J-10-fl genome, one window contains:
- the minE gene encoding cell division topological specificity factor MinE → MSFLNGLFGRKRDSSAELAKQRLLTVLIDDRYKLTPEMMAQMKADLAEVLKRYLPAIDAEQIEVTLSRGEAHDLLKADVPLRRATDHPPNR, encoded by the coding sequence GTGTCGTTTCTCAACGGCCTCTTCGGTCGAAAACGTGACTCCAGCGCCGAACTGGCCAAGCAACGGCTGTTGACGGTGCTGATCGACGACCGTTACAAATTGACACCGGAGATGATGGCGCAGATGAAAGCCGATCTGGCGGAAGTGCTAAAGCGCTACTTGCCGGCAATTGATGCTGAGCAGATCGAAGTCACCTTGAGTCGGGGTGAGGCTCACGATTTGCTCAAGGCTGATGTGCCGCTGCGCCGCGCAACCGATCATCCGCCGAACCGGTAG
- the minD gene encoding septum site-determining protein MinD: MGRVITVTSGKGGVGKTTTTANLGTALAMRGARVAVVDADIGLRNLDVVMGLENRIVYDLVDVVEGRARLRQALIKDKRLPELCLLPAAQTRDKDAVSAQQMIDLTRQLRAEFDFVLIDSPAGIEAGFRNAIAGADEVIIVTTPEVSAVRDADRIVGLIEAAEKGPASLIINRIKPRLVSRGEMLSVEDVLELLAISLLGIVPEDETIVIATNRGEAAVYDPNSLAGRAYINIAQRLAGEDVPVMAIPDQQGMLDRLLSLFGRRRT, encoded by the coding sequence ATGGGGCGAGTCATAACCGTAACTTCGGGGAAAGGGGGCGTTGGCAAGACGACAACCACCGCCAATCTGGGTACGGCGCTGGCCATGCGTGGTGCCCGCGTTGCTGTGGTCGATGCCGACATTGGCCTGCGCAATCTTGATGTCGTCATGGGGCTGGAAAATCGCATCGTCTACGACCTGGTTGATGTGGTTGAGGGTCGTGCCCGTTTACGGCAGGCATTGATTAAAGATAAACGCCTGCCGGAATTGTGTTTGTTGCCGGCTGCACAGACACGTGATAAGGATGCGGTGAGTGCCCAACAAATGATCGATCTGACCCGTCAGTTACGGGCGGAGTTTGATTTTGTCTTGATTGATAGCCCGGCTGGTATCGAGGCTGGCTTTCGCAATGCTATCGCTGGTGCTGATGAGGTGATTATTGTTACGACGCCGGAGGTGTCGGCGGTACGCGATGCAGATCGAATTGTAGGTCTGATCGAGGCCGCCGAGAAAGGGCCGGCTTCGCTGATTATCAACCGCATCAAACCGCGTCTGGTGAGCCGTGGTGAGATGCTCTCGGTTGAGGATGTGCTGGAGCTACTGGCAATCTCGCTCCTGGGGATTGTTCCCGAAGATGAAACAATTGTGATTGCTACCAATCGCGGTGAGGCCGCAGTGTATGATCCAAACTCGCTGGCCGGTCGTGCTTATATTAACATTGCGCAACGGTTGGCCGGTGAGGATGTGCCGGTGATGGCGATTCCTGATCAACAAGGCATGCTTGATCGCCTGCTTAGTTTGTTCGGGCGGCGACGAACATAG
- the minC gene encoding septum site-determining protein MinC, with amino-acid sequence MSDLISIKGSRDGLRLRLDANVAWSELLHRLDLHLGERQSFFHGANLVIDLGEREVSSAQLDEMLALIRQHGVQATAIDSTERSTRAAARSVGLTARPLSRSPEATPMPEAEALLVMRTLRSGQVLRHTGHITLIGDVNPGGEIIAGGSVVVWGRLRGLVHAGALGDRSAIICALELRPTQLRIADLIARAPDQQALSRPEFARVIAGEIIVDGWEAFKR; translated from the coding sequence ATGAGTGATCTGATCAGTATAAAAGGTAGCCGCGACGGGCTACGACTTCGCTTAGATGCCAATGTTGCCTGGTCGGAATTGTTACACCGGCTCGATCTTCATCTGGGTGAACGTCAAAGCTTCTTTCACGGCGCCAACCTGGTGATCGATCTGGGTGAACGCGAAGTGTCGTCGGCACAATTGGATGAAATGTTAGCGCTCATCCGGCAGCACGGCGTGCAGGCCACAGCTATTGACTCAACGGAGCGTTCAACGCGGGCGGCTGCACGTTCGGTTGGTTTGACGGCACGACCGTTATCGCGTTCCCCTGAAGCAACACCGATGCCAGAGGCCGAAGCCTTACTGGTCATGCGTACATTACGATCAGGCCAGGTATTGCGTCATACCGGCCACATTACGCTGATCGGTGATGTCAATCCAGGCGGTGAGATTATTGCTGGCGGCAGCGTGGTGGTTTGGGGGCGGTTGCGTGGTCTGGTTCATGCCGGTGCGTTAGGTGATCGTAGCGCGATTATTTGTGCGCTTGAATTGCGCCCGACGCAATTGCGAATTGCCGATCTGATTGCACGCGCACCAGATCAACAGGCGTTGAGCCGGCCAGAGTTTGCGCGTGTGATTGCCGGCGAGATTATCGTTGATGGATGGGAAGCCTTCAAGCGCTAG
- a CDS encoding ArsJ-associated glyceraldehyde-3-phosphate dehydrogenase gives MAVRVGINGFGRIGRLALRAAWAWPELDIVHINEVGGDAATAAHLLSFDSTQGRWSVEVHGEGNQLLIDDKTVGYSQIRDPGAVPWADAGVDIVLEATGKFRTAEQLAAYFSAGVKKVIVAAPVKGEALNVVMGVNDHWYEPDRHHLLTAASCTTNCLAPIVKVIHEGIGIRHGMITTIHSSTNTQTVHDRPHKDLRRARAASLSLIPTTTGSATAIGLIFPELQGKLDGQAVRVPLLNASLTDCVFEVRRPTTVAEVNGLLQAAAEGALKGILAYETRPLVSIDFLGNPHSAIVDSLCTMVTNETQVKIYAWYDNEWGYANRYVELARKVALLL, from the coding sequence ATGGCTGTGCGCGTAGGGATCAACGGATTCGGGCGGATTGGACGGCTCGCGCTGCGGGCGGCGTGGGCATGGCCCGAACTCGATATCGTCCATATTAACGAGGTTGGCGGTGATGCCGCTACCGCAGCGCATCTCCTCAGCTTTGATTCGACGCAGGGGCGATGGTCGGTTGAGGTGCACGGTGAAGGCAATCAGTTGCTGATCGATGACAAAACGGTTGGTTACAGTCAGATTCGCGATCCCGGTGCTGTGCCATGGGCAGATGCCGGCGTTGACATTGTGCTTGAAGCAACCGGCAAGTTCCGCACTGCGGAGCAACTGGCGGCCTATTTCAGCGCTGGGGTGAAGAAGGTGATTGTGGCGGCGCCGGTAAAGGGTGAGGCGCTGAATGTGGTTATGGGGGTGAACGATCACTGGTATGAGCCAGATCGCCATCACCTGCTGACGGCCGCCTCGTGTACGACCAACTGTCTGGCACCGATTGTGAAAGTAATCCACGAAGGGATTGGCATTCGCCATGGCATGATCACAACCATTCACAGCTCGACTAACACCCAAACCGTGCACGACCGTCCACACAAAGATTTGCGACGGGCACGAGCGGCTAGTCTGTCACTCATCCCCACTACGACCGGCTCGGCAACCGCTATCGGTCTGATCTTTCCTGAATTGCAGGGTAAACTCGACGGACAGGCGGTGCGGGTACCGTTGCTGAACGCATCGCTCACCGATTGCGTCTTCGAGGTACGTCGTCCGACAACTGTTGCCGAGGTGAACGGATTGTTACAGGCAGCGGCAGAGGGTGCGCTGAAGGGGATTCTCGCCTATGAGACGCGCCCGCTGGTGTCGATTGACTTCCTCGGCAACCCACATTCGGCGATTGTCGACTCGCTGTGCACGATGGTCACCAACGAGACGCAGGTGAAGATTTACGCCTGGTACGACAATGAATGGGGATACGCCAATCGGTATGTGGAATTAGCGCGAAAGGTTGCCCTGCTCTTATGA
- the arsJ gene encoding organoarsenical effux MFS transporter ArsJ — MKTTPSTEASATMTQQRADRRNYVLVTIAYWADTLTDGAIRMLVLFYFAQLGYSPFAVASLFLFYEIFGVITNLFGGYIGARFGLKLTLFLGLATQLVALSMLAFAPPSLLVVPYVMAAQALSGIAKDLTKMSSKSAVKLVAGTGEGQLYRWVSVLTGSKNAIKGLGFFVGALLLSLFGFQTALIMLAVLVLTALVGAVSTISGDLGVANKKAKFKQIFSPNRAVNLLAAARIFLFGARDVWFVVGLPVFFITVLGWDFWLAGGFMAAWTIGYGFVQASTPALIRRRIANAQAPDGRTAMWLAFALAAFPAGIAITLHAGLIPTLSVVGGLLAFGIIFALNSAVHSYLILAYADDAKVAMNVGFYYMANALGRLTGTVLSGALYQWGMQSNPFGGLIACLWASAGFILIAGLLSIRLPTPTRTVVGTWKVEE; from the coding sequence ATGAAAACAACGCCTTCCACTGAGGCATCGGCGACCATGACCCAACAGCGCGCCGACCGCCGTAACTATGTGCTGGTAACAATCGCCTACTGGGCCGATACGCTCACCGATGGCGCGATTCGGATGCTGGTGTTGTTTTACTTTGCTCAGCTCGGCTATTCGCCGTTTGCGGTAGCCTCGCTCTTTCTGTTCTACGAAATTTTTGGGGTGATTACTAATCTCTTCGGTGGCTATATCGGTGCGCGCTTTGGTCTCAAGCTGACGCTGTTTCTCGGCCTGGCAACCCAACTGGTTGCACTGAGTATGCTGGCTTTTGCTCCACCTTCACTGCTGGTTGTGCCATACGTGATGGCGGCGCAGGCATTGTCGGGGATCGCCAAAGACCTGACCAAGATGTCGTCGAAGAGTGCGGTGAAGCTGGTGGCCGGCACCGGCGAAGGTCAGCTTTACCGCTGGGTCAGTGTGTTGACCGGATCGAAGAATGCGATCAAGGGACTGGGCTTCTTTGTCGGTGCACTGTTGCTCAGTCTATTCGGCTTCCAGACTGCTCTGATCATGCTGGCAGTGCTGGTGCTGACGGCCCTGGTTGGTGCGGTGAGCACAATCAGTGGCGACCTGGGTGTTGCCAACAAGAAAGCCAAATTCAAGCAGATTTTCTCGCCGAACCGGGCGGTCAATCTGCTGGCGGCAGCTCGCATTTTTCTCTTCGGGGCGCGCGATGTCTGGTTTGTGGTCGGATTGCCGGTCTTCTTCATCACCGTTTTAGGCTGGGATTTCTGGCTGGCGGGTGGCTTTATGGCTGCCTGGACTATCGGCTACGGCTTTGTGCAGGCTTCCACACCGGCCCTCATTCGGCGGCGTATCGCCAATGCCCAGGCTCCGGACGGACGTACCGCTATGTGGCTGGCCTTCGCACTGGCAGCCTTCCCGGCAGGGATTGCCATCACACTGCATGCGGGTCTGATCCCAACGCTGAGTGTAGTTGGTGGTCTGCTCGCCTTTGGGATCATCTTTGCCCTGAATTCGGCTGTACACAGCTACCTGATCCTGGCTTACGCCGACGATGCCAAAGTTGCGATGAACGTTGGCTTCTACTATATGGCAAATGCCCTGGGGCGCCTCACCGGCACAGTTCTCTCTGGCGCACTCTACCAGTGGGGAATGCAGAGCAATCCATTTGGTGGCCTGATCGCATGCCTGTGGGCATCGGCTGGTTTCATTTTAATCGCCGGTTTGTTGTCGATCCGCTTACCAACGCCAACGCGCACGGTCGTCGGCACGTGGAAGGTAGAGGAATAA
- a CDS encoding heavy metal-responsive transcriptional regulator encodes MMRIGELARQTGVSVKTIRFYEQIGVLPPPPRMENNYRFYSPDMVDRLRFITHARSLGLSLREIAAILALSDRGEPPCGEMLASLDR; translated from the coding sequence ATGATGCGTATTGGTGAACTTGCCCGCCAAACCGGTGTGTCGGTTAAAACCATTCGTTTTTACGAGCAGATTGGGGTGTTGCCACCCCCGCCGCGGATGGAGAACAATTATCGGTTCTACTCACCAGACATGGTTGACCGCTTACGTTTCATTACCCATGCGCGCAGTCTGGGTCTGTCATTACGCGAGATTGCTGCTATTCTCGCGCTAAGTGATCGCGGCGAACCCCCGTGCGGTGAGATGCTTGCCTCCCTGGATCGGTAA
- a CDS encoding ArsR/SmtB family transcription factor, whose product MKTTTTVKQARLFKALMHPVRIQILDILREGEACVCHIEAVLGLRQAYVSQQLAVLRKAGLIRDRREGPNIYYRIGHRDVFTILDVARTLVGEDELVTPTTVRCSCPRCTAPTA is encoded by the coding sequence ATGAAAACAACAACGACCGTCAAACAGGCACGCCTGTTCAAGGCCCTCATGCATCCGGTTCGTATTCAGATCCTCGACATTCTGCGCGAGGGTGAGGCATGTGTCTGCCACATTGAAGCCGTGCTTGGGCTACGGCAGGCGTATGTGTCGCAGCAACTGGCTGTGTTACGTAAAGCAGGTCTGATCCGAGATCGGCGCGAAGGGCCGAACATCTACTATCGCATCGGGCATCGCGATGTATTCACTATTCTCGATGTGGCCCGCACCCTGGTAGGTGAGGATGAACTGGTGACGCCGACGACGGTACGTTGTTCATGTCCGCGTTGTACGGCACCAACCGCATAG
- a CDS encoding thioredoxin family protein, translating into MVSVKVLGPGCANCRKLEERVRHVIRQHQLEAEIEKVTDYAQIMRWNVMRTPGLVVNDVLVAAGRIPSEEEIAGWLR; encoded by the coding sequence ATGGTCAGCGTTAAAGTCCTGGGGCCGGGATGCGCCAATTGTCGCAAGCTGGAAGAGCGTGTACGGCATGTCATTCGCCAGCATCAACTGGAAGCCGAGATCGAAAAGGTTACCGATTACGCGCAGATTATGCGCTGGAACGTGATGCGCACGCCGGGACTGGTGGTAAACGATGTCCTGGTCGCCGCCGGACGCATTCCCTCGGAAGAGGAGATTGCCGGCTGGTTGAGATAA
- a CDS encoding permease gives MAQTISPTADRRPAWRIWLLVVGGAAVWLIAYNLIQPLANWLTFQVIGLQEGSHLGEAVAFFLYDVPKILLLLSGMIFLISTIRSFFSPERTRELLGGKREGVGNILAAGLGVLTPFCSCSAVPLFIGFVEAGIPLGVTFSFLIAAPMVNEVALVMLFGLFGWQVALLYLVAGMSVAILAGIVIGRLHLERYVEDFVWQIKGGNGTVALATPTWPDRFAIAWANTREIVGKVWLFVVLGIAVGAGIHGYVPEDALAGILGREAWWSVPMGVLLGVPLYSNAAGVIPVVQALMAKGAALGTVLAFMMSVVALSLPELIILRRVLKLPLIATFVGVVASGIILVGYLFNLMM, from the coding sequence ATGGCGCAAACCATTTCACCAACCGCTGATCGTCGTCCCGCCTGGCGGATATGGCTGCTGGTAGTTGGCGGAGCCGCAGTCTGGTTGATTGCGTATAACCTGATACAACCGCTGGCAAACTGGCTCACCTTCCAGGTCATTGGTCTACAAGAGGGTTCCCATCTGGGTGAGGCAGTTGCCTTCTTTCTGTACGATGTGCCGAAAATCCTTTTACTCTTGAGCGGTATGATCTTTCTGATCAGCACGATTCGCTCGTTCTTCAGCCCGGAACGCACCCGCGAGTTACTGGGAGGTAAGCGGGAAGGGGTTGGTAATATCCTGGCAGCCGGTCTCGGTGTACTGACTCCATTTTGTTCATGTTCGGCGGTACCGCTCTTCATCGGTTTTGTTGAGGCCGGCATTCCGCTTGGGGTCACCTTTTCCTTTCTGATTGCCGCGCCAATGGTGAACGAGGTGGCGCTGGTCATGCTCTTCGGCTTGTTTGGCTGGCAGGTCGCTCTCCTCTATCTGGTAGCCGGGATGAGTGTCGCTATTCTGGCCGGGATTGTGATCGGACGCCTGCATCTCGAACGGTATGTCGAAGACTTTGTCTGGCAGATTAAAGGGGGCAACGGTACGGTTGCGCTGGCTACGCCAACGTGGCCAGACCGGTTTGCCATAGCCTGGGCGAACACACGTGAGATTGTCGGGAAGGTCTGGCTCTTCGTCGTGCTTGGGATTGCGGTTGGAGCCGGCATTCACGGTTACGTTCCCGAAGATGCGCTGGCCGGCATCCTGGGCCGTGAAGCGTGGTGGTCGGTGCCGATGGGAGTTTTGCTTGGCGTTCCGCTGTACTCGAACGCCGCCGGTGTCATTCCGGTCGTCCAGGCCCTGATGGCGAAAGGGGCCGCTCTCGGCACGGTGCTGGCCTTTATGATGTCTGTAGTAGCGCTAAGCCTGCCAGAGCTGATCATTTTGCGACGTGTGCTCAAGCTACCGCTGATCGCGACGTTTGTCGGTGTCGTGGCCAGCGGGATCATCCTGGTCGGCTATCTGTTCAACCTGATGATGTGA
- a CDS encoding SAM-dependent methyltransferase: protein MEPSGAVELSPSETPNAARIYSYTLGGSYYLPVDRAAAEYMFSLVPSTPKWVRMLRSFLQHAARRLWAEGLTHFIDFASGLPTDDHIHHVLPDARVVYSDLDPETYNLARQLVEHLPNVLYLRHDVREARVLLDSPEVQNFLGGERRVAFGLNGITVFLSPDEISHLFHDLYEWAAPGSRLYITYETKMPGLMTPRMEQFIDMFRQAGSPFWLYSLEECIALSRPWQIPPTGLMPLHEFLGLPADYITESDQEGVGLQFYAAILTKP from the coding sequence ATGGAACCGTCTGGCGCAGTCGAACTATCCCCTTCGGAAACGCCAAATGCCGCCCGTATCTACAGTTATACTCTGGGCGGTTCGTACTATCTGCCGGTTGACAGGGCAGCCGCGGAGTACATGTTCTCGCTCGTGCCTTCCACCCCAAAATGGGTGCGTATGCTGCGCAGTTTTCTCCAGCACGCCGCCCGTCGTCTTTGGGCGGAAGGATTGACCCATTTCATCGACTTCGCTTCTGGTCTGCCGACCGACGATCACATTCATCACGTGCTTCCAGATGCGCGTGTGGTTTATTCCGACCTGGATCCCGAAACGTACAACCTGGCGCGGCAACTGGTTGAACATCTTCCGAATGTATTGTATTTGAGGCATGATGTGCGCGAGGCACGGGTGCTGCTCGATTCGCCGGAGGTGCAGAATTTTCTGGGAGGTGAGCGGCGGGTGGCATTCGGGTTGAACGGTATCACCGTCTTTCTCTCTCCTGACGAGATTTCACACCTCTTCCATGATCTCTATGAGTGGGCAGCGCCAGGCTCCCGTCTTTACATCACCTACGAAACCAAAATGCCAGGGCTAATGACTCCGCGTATGGAACAGTTTATCGACATGTTCCGTCAGGCAGGATCACCCTTCTGGCTCTATTCGCTAGAGGAGTGCATCGCGCTCAGTCGACCGTGGCAGATCCCACCAACGGGATTAATGCCGTTGCACGAGTTCCTTGGGCTTCCCGCCGACTACATCACCGAATCGGATCAGGAAGGCGTCGGGTTGCAGTTCTACGCTGCGATCCTTACCAAGCCATAG
- a CDS encoding transposase DNA-binding-containing protein, whose translation MAAQPTASVPQACVSRATTNGAYRLWRSDWGSPAAIRATH comes from the coding sequence GTGGCTGCGCAGCCGACCGCCAGCGTGCCGCAGGCGTGCGTGAGCCGGGCAACCACCAACGGGGCCTATCGGCTATGGCGTTCGGATTGGGGTAGTCCAGCGGCGATTCGGGCGACGCATTGA
- a CDS encoding transposase, producing the protein MRTIPLTILPLRQQWQRSSLSSLPLHSIQAEEESLPPEATPVCWLSITTLPVTTLAEACQCILWYRHRWVVERYHVVLKSGCRLDELQLEDADRIQRDLAT; encoded by the coding sequence GTGCGCACGATACCGCTGACCATCCTTCCCCTGCGACAGCAGTGGCAGCGGTCCTCGTTATCGTCGCTTCCGCTGCACAGTATCCAGGCAGAAGAGGAGAGTCTACCTCCTGAGGCAACCCCTGTGTGCTGGTTGTCGATCACCACGCTACCGGTCACCACACTAGCCGAGGCATGCCAGTGCATCCTCTGGTACCGTCATCGGTGGGTGGTAGAGCGGTATCACGTCGTCCTGAAAAGCGGGTGTCGGCTGGATGAACTGCAACTGGAAGACGCAGACCGGATTCAGCGAGACCTGGCGACCTAG
- a CDS encoding IS4 family transposase gives MLSATPPTLSDAVRWIAHLGGFLGRIHDGEPGVTTIWHGLPGCVVCTTSPIAGNSCTQPHLPLVTRDI, from the coding sequence ATCCTATCGGCCACGCCACCGACACTGAGTGACGCGGTACGATGGATTGCCCACCTGGGCGGGTTCCTGGGGCGAATACACGATGGAGAGCCGGGCGTGACGACGATCTGGCACGGGCTGCCGGGCTGCGTCGTCTGCACTACATCGCCGATCGCTGGCAACTCCTGTACGCAACCCCACCTGCCGCTGGTGACACGTGACATATGA
- the phnD gene encoding phosphate/phosphite/phosphonate ABC transporter substrate-binding protein → MKYYLFIIFIILLGISGCQRTTTSLIQLDDLQPLPMPTPVTSPPLRVSVASVISAQGTVQSYQPLLDYLSARLGREVTLIQRRTYTETNELIGRNEVDVAFVCTSAYIDGRDRYGMSLLVAPQVNGETTYHSLLIVPTDSPARSMADLRGKVFAFTDPTSFSGRVYPTALVQELGDSPESFFQDTFFTYSHDAAIEAVANGLADGAAVDSLVFHFALSRHPELREQVKVIHTSPPFGIPPVVVGPGVRPQLRAELQNILLGMADDPSPLAQTALESLGIDRFVMIDDAAYASARLLRSQVGPVSP, encoded by the coding sequence ATGAAATATTATCTGTTCATCATCTTTATCATACTGCTTGGGATCAGTGGTTGCCAGCGCACGACAACCTCTCTCATCCAGCTTGACGATCTGCAACCACTGCCAATGCCCACGCCGGTAACGTCACCACCCCTGCGGGTATCGGTGGCATCGGTCATTTCAGCCCAGGGAACGGTGCAGAGCTACCAACCGTTGCTCGATTACCTGAGCGCCCGGCTTGGCCGTGAAGTAACCTTGATTCAGCGCCGTACCTACACCGAAACGAACGAGTTGATCGGGCGCAATGAAGTCGATGTTGCGTTTGTCTGCACCAGTGCCTACATTGATGGACGTGACCGCTACGGGATGAGTCTGCTGGTTGCTCCCCAGGTCAACGGTGAAACAACGTACCATTCGCTCCTGATTGTACCGACGGATAGCCCGGCCCGTTCTATGGCCGATCTGCGTGGTAAGGTCTTTGCCTTTACTGATCCAACGTCGTTTAGCGGGCGCGTCTACCCAACGGCCCTGGTGCAAGAGCTGGGTGATAGTCCAGAGAGCTTTTTCCAGGATACGTTCTTCACCTACAGTCACGACGCGGCAATCGAAGCAGTGGCTAACGGCCTCGCCGATGGTGCCGCCGTTGATAGTCTGGTGTTCCACTTTGCCCTATCCCGGCATCCCGAACTACGTGAGCAGGTAAAAGTGATCCACACCTCACCGCCGTTCGGCATTCCACCGGTTGTGGTTGGACCGGGAGTCCGGCCTCAGTTGCGTGCTGAGCTGCAAAATATTCTGCTGGGCATGGCTGACGATCCTTCACCCCTGGCCCAAACTGCCTTGGAGTCGTTAGGCATTGATCGCTTCGTCATGATTGACGATGCAGCCTACGCCAGTGCCCGGCTACTACGCTCACAAGTAGGACCGGTATCGCCATGA
- a CDS encoding HAMP domain-containing sensor histidine kinase, which translates to MNAGFLPHQVVRWATTLWQIVGSVNIRAKILGIVLGLVVLMGVAATIEVRTLLEHTLTVQTHERSIAIARDVAARSTDLVLMRDYYRLFRLLQDTQENNPDLRYAFIIDSEGTIVAHTFGSGFPVGLRDANTVTAQEHHRSVLLATNEGDIWDTAVPMFDGRAGIARVGLSLAAREQTVAAVTGQLLITTIMAAAIGITAAAFLTWLLTRPILQLVALTKAVALGDFSQRARRWANDEIGQLTDAFNAMSEALAQAERERAEREHLRAQYVTQIITAQEEERKRIARELHDSTSQALTSLLVGLRSLADRHRSPEIAQQVDDLRSIVGQILNDLHALARQLRPSVLDDLGLAAALQRYVAECRARSGLIIDLALPGLDDFRLDPVVETALYRIVQEGLTNIIRHAHASTASVVIERRADRVRAIIEDDGCGFDPNALHGDGHLGLNGIRERAALLNGQLIIESSPGSGTTLYVEIPLTTRHEECYEQHSLS; encoded by the coding sequence ATGAACGCAGGGTTCTTGCCACATCAGGTTGTACGATGGGCGACAACGCTATGGCAGATTGTCGGCTCGGTAAATATTCGCGCCAAAATTCTGGGTATTGTACTGGGACTGGTAGTCTTGATGGGTGTGGCTGCTACCATCGAAGTACGGACACTGCTGGAGCATACCCTCACTGTGCAAACGCACGAACGGTCAATTGCCATTGCCCGCGACGTTGCCGCCCGCTCTACCGATTTGGTACTGATGCGCGATTATTACAGACTCTTCCGCTTGTTGCAAGACACTCAGGAGAATAACCCTGATCTACGCTACGCTTTCATCATTGATTCAGAGGGCACGATTGTCGCTCACACTTTTGGCAGCGGCTTTCCGGTCGGTTTGCGCGATGCCAACACGGTAACAGCGCAAGAACATCATCGCAGTGTGCTGCTGGCAACGAATGAAGGTGATATTTGGGATACGGCGGTGCCCATGTTCGACGGTCGTGCCGGTATCGCCCGAGTCGGCCTCTCGCTGGCCGCCCGTGAACAGACAGTCGCTGCCGTCACCGGGCAGTTGTTAATCACCACCATTATGGCGGCAGCTATCGGCATCACTGCCGCAGCGTTTCTAACCTGGCTTCTGACCAGGCCCATCTTACAACTGGTAGCGCTCACTAAGGCGGTTGCGCTCGGTGATTTCAGTCAGCGTGCCCGACGTTGGGCCAACGATGAAATTGGGCAGCTCACCGATGCGTTTAACGCGATGAGTGAGGCGCTGGCGCAGGCTGAGCGTGAACGGGCCGAACGTGAACATCTACGTGCTCAGTATGTCACGCAAATTATTACCGCTCAGGAAGAGGAACGCAAGCGGATCGCCCGTGAACTGCACGATAGCACCAGTCAGGCTCTGACCTCATTGCTGGTCGGCTTACGCTCACTCGCCGACCGCCACCGCTCGCCGGAGATTGCGCAACAGGTAGATGATCTGCGGAGCATCGTCGGGCAAATTCTCAACGATCTCCATGCACTGGCCCGGCAACTACGGCCAAGCGTGCTTGACGATCTGGGATTGGCGGCTGCCTTGCAACGGTATGTAGCCGAGTGTCGTGCTCGCAGTGGTTTGATCATTGATCTGGCACTACCGGGGTTAGATGATTTCCGCCTCGATCCGGTGGTAGAGACAGCACTATACCGGATTGTACAAGAGGGATTAACGAACATCATCCGACATGCCCACGCGAGCACCGCCAGCGTCGTGATTGAACGTCGTGCTGATCGAGTGCGTGCGATCATTGAGGATGACGGATGTGGTTTTGATCCGAATGCCCTGCACGGTGACGGTCATCTGGGATTGAACGGCATCCGTGAACGGGCAGCGCTTTTGAACGGCCAGCTCATCATCGAGTCGTCTCCCGGTAGTGGCACCACGTTGTACGTGGAAATTCCTTTAACGACCAGGCATGAGGAGTGCTATGAGCAGCATTCTCTTAGTTGA